From Rhodanobacteraceae bacterium, the proteins below share one genomic window:
- a CDS encoding Acyl-CoA dehydrogenase has protein sequence MNTVIILVCAVIVGIACAYFRSRLWQWTLATIVTILVVGFGLHAFTPMWVLLGLFVVLVALPLNLTPLRRALFAAPLLNLFKRVLPKISETEQVALDAGTVGFEGELFAGKPDWSKLLSEPKPQLSAEEQAFLDGPCEKLCAMIDDWHITHEIADLPPEIWDFIKREGFFAMIIPKQYGGKQFSALAHSAVLQKLSSMSATLSSLVAVPNSLGPAELLLRYGSEEQKNHYLPRLADGREVPCFALTGPYAGSDATSIPDYGIVCKQTVDGKEMLGIKLTFDKRYITLAPVATLVGLAFRMYDPEHLLGDKELGITLALIPRETQGLEIGRRHFPLNIPFQNGPLRGKDVFVPIDTLIGGPHMAGHGWRMLVECLSVGRGISLPSNATGFVRTAVAATGAYARIRKQFGLAVARFEGVEEALARIGGYAYAVTALSRSSAAAVDRGEKPAVASAIAKCHATDLGRIVIQDAMDVHGGKGIQLGPSNYLGRMWQGAPIPITVEGANIMTRSLMIFGQGAIRCHPWVLKEMHAVNEPDRAKALREFDAALFGHIGFGFSNAARSLVLGLTFAKFGKAPGDAYTRRYYRKLNRYSACLALLADTAMGVLGGKLKFKEKISARLGDVLSYLYICSAMLKRYEDEGRPEAERPMLAWAFHDSVWRMQMALDGVIRNFPVRPVAWLVHTLVFPFGRREVPPSDRLGRRVAAILTAPNSARDALVKGIYLTQTKNNPVGRMHALLPDVVAAEPIERKFLKAVKTGTIQSHDYFEQLAEAQREGAISETERALLERLRRATAEFINVDDFDPEELRAKIVHGGEDTQRSLHIA, from the coding sequence ATGAACACCGTCATCATCCTTGTCTGCGCCGTGATCGTCGGCATCGCCTGCGCGTATTTCCGCAGCCGCCTGTGGCAGTGGACGCTGGCGACGATCGTGACGATTCTGGTGGTCGGTTTCGGCCTGCATGCGTTCACTCCGATGTGGGTGCTGCTCGGCCTGTTCGTGGTGCTGGTCGCGCTGCCGTTGAACCTGACGCCGCTGCGCCGTGCGTTGTTCGCCGCGCCGTTGCTGAACCTGTTCAAGCGCGTGCTGCCGAAGATTTCGGAAACCGAACAGGTTGCGCTGGATGCCGGCACCGTCGGTTTCGAAGGCGAACTGTTCGCCGGCAAGCCCGACTGGTCGAAGTTGCTTTCCGAACCGAAGCCTCAGCTTTCTGCCGAGGAACAGGCCTTCCTCGACGGGCCGTGCGAAAAGTTGTGCGCGATGATCGACGACTGGCACATCACCCACGAGATCGCCGACCTGCCGCCGGAGATCTGGGATTTCATCAAGCGCGAAGGGTTCTTCGCGATGATCATCCCGAAGCAGTACGGCGGCAAGCAGTTCTCGGCGCTCGCGCATTCGGCGGTGCTGCAGAAGCTGTCCAGCATGTCGGCGACGCTGTCGTCGCTGGTCGCTGTGCCGAACTCGCTTGGGCCCGCCGAGCTGCTGCTGCGCTATGGCAGCGAGGAACAGAAGAATCACTACCTGCCGCGCCTCGCCGATGGCCGCGAGGTACCGTGCTTTGCATTGACCGGTCCGTACGCGGGTTCCGATGCGACGTCCATTCCCGATTACGGCATCGTGTGCAAGCAAACGGTCGATGGCAAGGAAATGCTGGGCATCAAGCTCACCTTCGACAAGCGCTACATCACGCTGGCGCCGGTGGCGACGCTGGTGGGTTTGGCGTTCCGGATGTATGACCCGGAACATTTGCTGGGCGACAAGGAACTCGGCATCACCTTGGCGCTGATTCCGCGCGAAACGCAAGGCCTCGAAATCGGCCGCCGGCACTTTCCGCTCAACATCCCGTTCCAGAACGGTCCGCTGCGCGGCAAGGACGTGTTCGTGCCGATCGACACCCTGATCGGCGGCCCGCACATGGCCGGCCACGGCTGGCGCATGCTGGTCGAATGCCTGTCGGTGGGACGTGGGATTTCACTGCCGTCGAATGCGACCGGATTCGTGCGGACGGCGGTCGCGGCGACCGGTGCGTACGCGCGCATCCGCAAGCAGTTCGGCCTCGCGGTCGCGCGTTTCGAAGGCGTCGAGGAAGCGCTGGCGCGGATCGGCGGCTATGCGTACGCGGTCACGGCGTTGTCGCGTTCGTCGGCTGCCGCAGTCGATCGCGGCGAAAAGCCGGCGGTGGCGTCGGCCATCGCGAAGTGCCATGCGACCGACCTCGGCCGCATCGTCATCCAGGACGCGATGGACGTGCACGGCGGCAAGGGCATCCAGTTGGGGCCATCGAATTACCTCGGACGGATGTGGCAGGGCGCGCCGATCCCGATCACGGTGGAAGGCGCCAACATCATGACCCGCAGCCTGATGATCTTCGGGCAGGGCGCGATCCGCTGCCATCCGTGGGTGCTGAAGGAAATGCACGCAGTGAACGAACCCGACCGCGCGAAGGCGTTGCGCGAATTCGACGCCGCGCTGTTCGGGCACATCGGCTTCGGGTTCTCGAACGCCGCGCGGTCGCTGGTGCTGGGCCTCACCTTCGCCAAGTTCGGCAAGGCGCCGGGCGATGCGTACACGCGCCGCTACTACCGCAAGTTGAACCGCTATTCGGCGTGTCTCGCGCTGCTGGCCGACACCGCGATGGGCGTGCTGGGCGGCAAGCTGAAATTCAAGGAGAAGATTTCCGCACGGTTGGGCGATGTGCTGTCGTACCTGTACATCTGCTCGGCGATGCTGAAGCGCTACGAGGACGAAGGCCGCCCCGAAGCCGAGCGCCCGATGCTGGCGTGGGCGTTCCACGATTCGGTGTGGCGGATGCAGATGGCGCTGGACGGCGTGATCCGCAATTTCCCGGTGCGTCCGGTGGCGTGGCTGGTGCACACGCTGGTGTTCCCGTTCGGCCGCCGCGAAGTGCCGCCTTCCGATCGCCTGGGCCGGCGCGTCGCCGCGATACTCACTGCGCCCAACAGTGCGCGCGACGCGCTGGTGAAAGGCATTTATCTGACGCAGACCAAGAACAATCCGGTCGGGCGGATGCACGCGCTGCTGCCCGACGTGGTGGCGGCGGAACCGATCGAGCGCAAGTTCCTGAAGGCAGTGAAGACCGGCACGATCCAGTCGCACGACTACTTCGAGCAGCTCGCCGAAGCGCAGCGCGAAGGCGCAATCAGTGAAACCGAACGCGCGCTGCTGGAACGCCTGCGCCGTGCGACCGCCGAGTTCATCAACGTGGACGATTTCGACCCCGAGGAACTGCGCGCGAAGATCGTGCACGGCGGCGAGGACACGCAACGTTCCTTGCATATCGCGTAA
- a CDS encoding S-(hydroxymethyl)glutathione dehydrogenase has product MQVKAAVAHKAGAPLTIETVDLEGPHAGEVLVQLKATGICHTDAYTLSGDDPEGLFPAILGHEGAGIVVETGAGVTSVQKGDHVIPLYTPECRACEYCLNPKTNLCQAIRETQGKGVMPDGSSRFSIGSEPIHHYMGTSTFAEYTVLPEIAVAKIREDAPFDKVCYIGCGVSTGIGAVINSAKVEPGSKVVVFGLGGIGLNVIQGARLAGAAMIVGVDLNPKRKELAEKFGMTHFVDAGEVKGELVPYLVSLTSGGADYSFECIGNVEVMRQALECCHKGWGVSCIIGVAGAGQEISTRPFQLVTGRRWIGSAFGGMRGRTDVPKVVDWYMQGLIEIDPMITHTLKLDDINRGFDLMHKGESIRSVVVY; this is encoded by the coding sequence ATGCAAGTCAAAGCCGCCGTCGCGCACAAGGCCGGTGCGCCGCTCACGATCGAAACCGTGGACCTCGAAGGTCCGCACGCGGGCGAAGTGCTGGTGCAACTGAAGGCCACCGGCATCTGCCACACCGACGCCTACACGCTGTCGGGCGACGATCCCGAAGGCCTGTTTCCCGCGATCCTCGGACACGAAGGCGCGGGCATCGTGGTGGAAACCGGCGCGGGCGTGACGTCGGTGCAAAAGGGCGACCACGTGATCCCGCTGTACACACCCGAATGCCGCGCGTGTGAGTACTGCCTCAACCCCAAAACCAATCTCTGCCAGGCGATCCGCGAGACGCAAGGCAAGGGCGTGATGCCCGACGGCAGCAGCCGATTCTCGATCGGCAGCGAACCGATCCATCACTACATGGGCACGTCGACGTTTGCGGAATACACCGTGCTGCCCGAAATCGCGGTCGCGAAGATCCGCGAGGACGCGCCGTTCGACAAGGTCTGCTACATCGGCTGCGGCGTTTCCACCGGCATCGGCGCGGTGATCAACTCGGCGAAAGTCGAACCCGGATCGAAGGTGGTGGTGTTCGGCCTGGGCGGCATCGGCCTGAACGTGATCCAGGGCGCGCGGCTGGCCGGCGCCGCGATGATCGTCGGCGTCGACCTGAACCCGAAGCGGAAGGAACTCGCCGAGAAATTCGGCATGACGCACTTCGTCGATGCGGGCGAAGTGAAAGGCGAGCTGGTGCCGTATCTCGTTTCATTGACGAGCGGCGGTGCCGATTATTCGTTCGAATGCATCGGCAACGTCGAGGTGATGCGGCAGGCGCTGGAATGCTGCCACAAGGGCTGGGGCGTGTCGTGCATCATCGGCGTCGCCGGTGCGGGCCAGGAAATCTCGACGCGCCCGTTCCAGCTCGTCACCGGCCGGCGCTGGATCGGCAGCGCGTTCGGCGGCATGCGCGGACGCACCGACGTGCCCAAGGTAGTCGACTGGTACATGCAGGGCCTGATCGAAATCGACCCGATGATCACGCACACGTTGAAGCTGGACGACATCAACCGCGGTTTCGACCTGATGCACAAGGGCGAATCGATCCGCAGCGTGGTCGTGTATTGA
- a CDS encoding Peptide chain release factor 3, producing MRANPLLMSSHLTETRRRRTFAIISHPDAGKTTLTEKLLLFGGAIQMAGAVKSRKSARHATSDWMALEKERGISVTSSVMQFPYAGRIVNLLDTPGHADFSEDTYRVLTAVDSALMVIDCAKGVEERTIKLMEVCRLRTTPIMTFINKLDREGRSPIELLDEVESVLKIQCAPVTWPIGMGKRLKGVYHLLDDEVHLYESGRNFTRQDSTILKGLDDPELEKRIGADALAELREELELVQGASHPFDLEKYLAGEQTPVFFGSGINNFGVQPLLDFFVEHAPSPQSRATATRGVSPDEEKLTGFVFKIQANMDPAHRDRVAFLRVCSGSYKSGMKALQVRTGKEVKLANALTFMASEREIAEEAYPGDVIGLHNHGTISIGDSFSEGEKLTFTGIPNFAPELFRRAQLRDPLKMKALRAGLAQLSEEGATQFFRPLMSNDLILGAVGVLQFDVAAYRLKDEYNVDCAFENVGVATARWVHCDDAKKLAEFRERNAMHLALDAAEQLVYLAPTRVNLQLAQERWPQVRFTDTREHASAIA from the coding sequence TTGCGCGCGAACCCGCTGCTCATGTCCAGTCACCTCACCGAAACCCGCCGCCGCCGCACCTTCGCGATCATCTCGCACCCGGACGCCGGCAAGACCACGCTGACCGAAAAGCTGCTGCTGTTCGGCGGTGCGATCCAGATGGCCGGCGCGGTGAAGTCGCGCAAGTCCGCGCGCCACGCGACCTCCGACTGGATGGCGCTGGAAAAGGAGCGCGGCATTTCGGTCACGAGTTCGGTGATGCAGTTCCCGTACGCGGGGCGCATCGTGAACCTGCTGGACACGCCCGGCCACGCGGACTTTTCCGAAGACACCTATCGCGTGTTGACCGCGGTCGATTCCGCGCTGATGGTGATCGACTGCGCGAAGGGCGTCGAGGAACGCACGATCAAGTTGATGGAAGTGTGCCGGCTGCGCACCACGCCGATCATGACCTTCATCAACAAGCTCGATCGCGAGGGCCGCTCGCCGATCGAACTGCTGGACGAAGTCGAATCGGTGTTGAAGATCCAGTGCGCGCCGGTGACCTGGCCGATCGGAATGGGCAAGCGCCTGAAGGGCGTGTACCACCTGCTCGACGACGAAGTGCACCTGTACGAGAGCGGGCGCAATTTCACGCGCCAGGATTCGACGATCCTCAAAGGCCTCGACGATCCGGAACTGGAAAAGCGCATCGGCGCCGACGCGCTGGCGGAACTGCGCGAGGAACTGGAGCTGGTACAGGGCGCGTCGCATCCGTTCGATCTCGAAAAGTACCTCGCCGGCGAACAGACGCCGGTGTTCTTCGGCTCGGGCATCAACAATTTCGGCGTGCAGCCGCTGCTGGATTTCTTCGTCGAGCACGCGCCGTCGCCGCAATCACGCGCGACGGCGACGCGCGGAGTGTCGCCCGACGAAGAAAAGCTCACCGGCTTCGTGTTCAAGATCCAGGCCAACATGGACCCGGCGCACCGCGACCGCGTGGCGTTCCTGCGCGTGTGCTCGGGTTCTTACAAATCCGGCATGAAGGCGCTGCAGGTGCGCACCGGCAAGGAAGTGAAACTCGCGAACGCGCTGACCTTCATGGCCAGCGAACGCGAGATCGCGGAAGAGGCCTACCCCGGCGACGTAATCGGCTTGCACAACCACGGCACCATTTCGATCGGCGACAGTTTCAGCGAAGGCGAGAAGCTCACGTTCACCGGCATCCCCAACTTCGCGCCGGAACTGTTCCGCCGCGCGCAACTGCGCGATCCCTTGAAGATGAAGGCGCTGCGCGCAGGCCTGGCGCAGTTGTCGGAAGAAGGCGCGACGCAGTTCTTCCGGCCGCTGATGTCGAATGACTTGATCCTTGGCGCGGTCGGCGTGCTGCAGTTCGACGTTGCCGCGTACCGTTTGAAGGACGAATACAACGTCGATTGCGCATTCGAGAACGTGGGCGTCGCGACAGCGCGCTGGGTGCACTGCGACGACGCGAAGAAACTCGCCGAGTTCCGCGAACGCAACGCGATGCACCTCGCGCTGGATGCCGCCGAACAACTGGTGTACCTCGCGCCCACACGCGTGAATTTGCAACTCGCGCAGGAACGCTGGCCGCAGGTGCGGTTCACCGATACGCGCGAACACGCCAGCGCGATCGCGTAG
- a CDS encoding Mobile element protein: MALHRCRISRKQQSKLLELFVAEVTARTAADLTGVHRNTAALFFHKLRQCIAAKMAEIEPELAVFECDESYFGGVRKGKRGRGAAGKVCVFGILKRGGKVYALPVADAQSRTLLTALKTKVQADSVVYTDSLSSYNILDVSGFKHHRVNHSRSFVGRRGQHINGIENFWNQSKRILRKYNGVPRKHFFLFLKECEFRFNYGTPKQQLQTLKLWLDL, from the coding sequence ATGGCTCTACATCGTTGTCGGATCAGTAGAAAACAGCAATCCAAGCTGCTGGAGTTGTTCGTCGCCGAAGTGACAGCTCGAACCGCCGCCGATCTGACCGGCGTGCATCGCAACACCGCAGCGCTGTTCTTCCACAAGCTGCGCCAGTGCATCGCCGCCAAGATGGCCGAGATCGAACCCGAACTTGCGGTGTTCGAATGCGATGAAAGCTACTTCGGCGGGGTCCGCAAAGGCAAACGCGGACGGGGTGCAGCCGGCAAGGTGTGTGTGTTCGGCATCCTCAAACGCGGCGGCAAGGTCTACGCGTTGCCGGTCGCCGATGCCCAGAGCCGCACGTTGCTGACTGCCCTGAAAACCAAGGTGCAGGCCGATTCGGTGGTCTACACCGACAGCCTTTCCAGTTACAACATCCTGGATGTTTCCGGTTTCAAACATCATCGTGTGAACCACAGTCGCAGCTTCGTGGGCCGTCGCGGTCAGCACATCAACGGCATCGAGAATTTCTGGAATCAATCCAAGCGGATTTTGCGAAAGTACAATGGCGTGCCGCGCAAACACTTCTTCCTGTTCCTGAAAGAATGCGAGTTCCGCTTCAACTACGGCACACCAAAACAACAACTGCAAACTCTCAAACTCTGGCTCGACCTTTAG
- a CDS encoding Transcriptional regulator, AcrR family has product MSSPSTTSSQTPRRGRAHSRLSAADWERGALEMIAQEGVGALAVEALARRLGVTKGSFYWHFKNREALLQAALNRWEANDEGELQQHIGATGDRPRERMGALFRWVSGEAQAHRIYAALLQALDHPLVQPTMTRVSQRRMDFLEGAFREAGLDSNAARHRARLTYAAYVGFLQLNLTLELPHLSHEQYEAYTEHVIATLVP; this is encoded by the coding sequence ATGTCCTCGCCCTCGACCACATCCAGCCAGACCCCGCGCCGCGGCCGCGCGCACTCGCGGCTTTCCGCCGCCGACTGGGAACGCGGCGCGCTGGAAATGATCGCGCAGGAAGGCGTCGGCGCATTGGCCGTCGAAGCGCTGGCGCGGCGCCTCGGCGTCACCAAGGGCAGTTTCTACTGGCATTTCAAGAATCGCGAGGCCTTGCTGCAGGCCGCCCTCAACCGTTGGGAAGCGAATGACGAAGGCGAACTGCAGCAGCACATCGGCGCCACCGGCGACCGCCCGCGCGAACGCATGGGCGCGCTGTTCCGCTGGGTTTCCGGCGAGGCCCAGGCACACCGCATCTATGCCGCGCTGCTGCAGGCGCTGGACCATCCGCTGGTGCAGCCCACGATGACGCGGGTTTCGCAGCGGCGGATGGATTTCCTCGAAGGCGCGTTCCGCGAAGCCGGACTGGATTCCAACGCCGCGCGCCACCGCGCGCGGCTGACCTACGCGGCCTACGTGGGTTTCCTGCAATTGAACCTGACGCTGGAACTGCCGCACCTGTCGCACGAGCAGTACGAGGCGTACACGGAGCATGTGATCGCGACCTTGGTGCCGTAG
- a CDS encoding Hydrolase, alpha/beta fold family, whose translation MEKIDPRGEAHLDTITARDGLPLTVETRGPADAPAVLFAHGFGQSRHAWVRAAEGLAAHGWHAVTFDARGHGDSGRLADGSYALEQFVDDLLTVARSLAAPPVLVGASMGGLLGLVAAGETRPDPFRALVLVDITPRWESEGVERMLGFMRAHPRGFASLDEAADAVAAYLPQRRRRKDRYELAQLLHRGDDGRLRWHWDPALLDTVAHEGERHQQRLLKAARNIDVPVLLVSGGRSDIVSDATVTEFLEAVPHARHVEIPHATHTLAGDDNAAFTAAIEPFLTTLDPDAVPAPPSRAATLRDLP comes from the coding sequence ATGGAAAAGATCGATCCGCGCGGTGAAGCGCACCTCGACACGATAACCGCCCGCGACGGCTTGCCGCTGACGGTCGAAACGCGTGGTCCGGCCGACGCGCCCGCGGTGTTGTTCGCGCACGGCTTCGGCCAAAGCCGGCACGCGTGGGTGCGGGCTGCCGAAGGACTGGCCGCACATGGCTGGCATGCCGTCACGTTCGATGCGCGCGGCCATGGCGACAGCGGCCGCCTGGCGGACGGAAGCTATGCGCTGGAACAGTTCGTCGACGACCTGCTGACCGTCGCGCGTTCGCTGGCAGCGCCGCCGGTGCTGGTCGGTGCGTCGATGGGCGGTTTGCTCGGGCTGGTTGCAGCGGGCGAAACGCGGCCCGACCCGTTCCGTGCATTGGTGCTGGTGGACATCACGCCGCGCTGGGAAAGCGAAGGCGTCGAACGCATGCTGGGTTTCATGCGTGCGCATCCGCGCGGGTTCGCTTCACTGGACGAAGCCGCCGACGCCGTGGCCGCGTATCTGCCACAGCGCCGGCGCCGCAAGGACCGCTACGAACTCGCGCAGTTGCTGCATCGGGGCGACGACGGACGCCTGCGCTGGCACTGGGATCCGGCGCTGCTCGACACCGTCGCGCACGAAGGCGAGCGTCATCAGCAGCGCTTGTTGAAGGCCGCGCGCAACATCGACGTGCCGGTGTTGCTGGTGTCCGGCGGACGTAGCGACATCGTGTCCGACGCGACCGTTACCGAATTCCTCGAAGCCGTGCCGCACGCACGCCACGTCGAAATCCCGCACGCGACGCACACGCTCGCGGGCGACGACAACGCAGCGTTCACGGCCGCCATCGAACCTTTCCTGACTACACTCGACCCTGACGCCGTTCCCGCGCCGCCTTCGCGCGCGGCGACACTGAGAGATTTGCCATGA